One stretch of Carassius carassius chromosome 18, fCarCar2.1, whole genome shotgun sequence DNA includes these proteins:
- the LOC132091998 gene encoding paraneoplastic antigen Ma1 homolog — MADRAQLISELKRWCRGEGLDEAHGLMVIVPPDVEIAHIEEVVQTIKCLGRVRVRGRMFDTTLSSLMVLCETKENLTTVSIPPEVMYPESGETWPLVTIASNPAPEEFGTKLKVLLETEGKTMDDLKALLSSPQPPTNSTESILKAVGDLLEKTSKPPAEGGYRRLRIFSGLLPVPPGEEQFDHWLEQAWLMVEESECMEREKRRRLMECLRGPALEVVKAVRDSHPDSSPAEYLEALESAFGTAESGDDLYFAFRQMYQQPGEKLSDFLRRLERSLSKVVQRKGILPSNKDKAHLSQLLKGAVASKLYANSVKIKGEEG, encoded by the coding sequence ATGGCAGACAGAGCACAGCTCATTTCTGAGCTGAAGAGGTGGTGCAGAGGAGAAGGGCTGGATGAGGCTCATGGACTGATGGTGATAGTCCCACCTGATGTTGAAATAGCCCATATTGAAGAAGTTGTTCAAACCATTAAGTGCTTGGGACGTGTGCGTGTCAGAGGCAGGATGTTTGATACTACTTTGAGCAGCCTGATGGTTCTCTGTGAAACTAAGGAGAACCTCACCACTGTAAGCATTCCCCCTGAAGTGATGTATCCTGAGAGTGGAGAAACTTGGCCCCTGGTCACCATAGCTAGCAACCCAGCCCCTGAAGAGTTTGGTACCAAACTGAAAGTGCTGTTAGAGACTGAGGGAAAGACTATGGATGATCTTAAGGCCCTGCTCTCTAGCCCTCAACCACCCACTAACTCTACTGAATCCATCTTAAAGGCGGTGGGAGATCTGTTGGAGAAAACCAGTAAACCTCCTGCTGAAGGTGGGTACCGTCGTCTACGCATTTTCTCAGGACTTCTGCCAGTTCCACCTGGGGAGGAGCAGTTTGATCACTGGCTTGAGCAGGCATGGCTCATGGTGGAGGAGAGCGAATgcatggagagagaaaaaaggcgCAGGCTGATGGAATGTTTAAGAGGACCAGCACTAGAAGTAGTTAAGGCTGTAAGAGACTCTCATCCTGATTCAAGTCCAGCTGAATATCTGGAGGCCTTGGAGAGTGCCTTTGGAACTGCTGAGTCTGGAGATGATCTGTATTTTGCTTTTCGACAGATGTACCAGCAACCAGGGGAGAAGTTGTCTGATTTCCTTAGACGCCTGGAGCGGTCTCTGTCTAAAGTTGTTCAGAGAAAAGGCATTTTGCCCAGCAACAAGGACAAAGCCCATTTGTCTCAACTACTGAAAGGCGCTGTCGCCTCTAAACTTTATGCTAATTCAGTTAAGATTAAGGGAGAGGAAGGATAA